Proteins encoded within one genomic window of Scomber japonicus isolate fScoJap1 chromosome 16, fScoJap1.pri, whole genome shotgun sequence:
- the rpl13a gene encoding 60S ribosomal protein L13a: MADRFNKVLLLDGRGHLLGRLAAIVAKQVLLGHKVVVVRCEGINISGNFYRNKLKYLAFLRKRMNTNPSRGPYHFRAPSRIFWRTVRGMLPHKTKRGQAALERLKVFDGIPPPYDKRKRMVVPAALKIVRLKPTRKFALLGRLAHEVGWKYQAITATLEEKRKEKAKLRYTKKKTVTKLTKQAEKNVESKIAKYTDVLKQYGVLV; this comes from the exons GTTCTGCTGCTTGATGGCAGGGGCCATCTTCTTGGCCGGCTCGCTGCCATTGTGGCTAAACAGGTGTTGCTGG gacacaaagtggtggtggtgagatGCGAAGGCATCAACATTTCCGGCAACTTCTACCGCAACAAAC TGAAGTACCTGGCTTTCCTGCGCAAGAGGATGAACACCAATCCCTCTCGTGGACCGTACCACTTCAGAGCTCCCAGCAGGATCTTCTGGAGGACTGTCAGAG GAATGCTGCCCCACAAAACCAAGAGGGGACAGGCTGCTCTGGAGAGGCTGAAGGTGTTTGATGGTATCCCCCCACCCTATGACAAG AGGAAGCGCATGGTTGTCCCAGCTGCTCTGAAGATCGTGCGTCTGAAGCCCACTCGCAAG TTCGCCCTCCTTGGCCGTCTGGCACACGAGGTCGGCTGGAAGTACCAGGCGATCACAGCCACCCttgaggagaagagaaaagagaaggctAAGCTCCGCTATACCAAGAAAAAGACAGTGACCAAGCTGACCAAGCAGGCAGAAAAGAACGTTGAGAGCAAGATTGCAAAATACACAGACGTTCTCAAACAATATGGAGTCCTTGTCTGA